A genomic segment from Lignipirellula cremea encodes:
- a CDS encoding tetratricopeptide repeat protein — MNRRSRPQPPDRPTAVEPLPSVSPGEAIVRCLSPFATAVCLAVLLAIGWFAYAGALDGDFLFDDEKHLEHPELRFPTAFSWIRPRPRLVVDATLELNRALGGEAPFGYHLFNVGVHLATGVLLFLLVRRTLRSPVCRVTADRGTALAFACAAIWLAHPLATQAVTYVIQRSESLMAMFFLLFLYAVSQSEPALDATPSAGGRGRKVWWLIMAAVAFFLGLHSKAVMVAAFPVALLYDRIFLVDRTADLWRKRGALYGGMLVVGLVAAGWLAATLQGVPGMNVGLSGAAVSPGTYALTQTGVILHYVRLALVPWPLCFDYGWPAATLAQAWPSCLAVLALLLLTGLALWKVPPFGFLAATFFLILAPTSSLAPIKDLAVEHRMYLPLAALVCLAVLAADALWRKLFIVDGSVAADGPSRFLAAAPLAVLVLLVIGLGMLTRQRNEDYQSSISLWAATIRTAPQNGRAWHNLALALEKNGDDQAAVAVARKWLETCQADQRPTGECRLLLGELFTRQQRLVAAGQQLALAIEELEEAPPTPENQENLGFAHGSLGVLCDQEIQQQVALMQQTPNPDLVALEGFFQQKLEQAAGHYRQAIALRPGDPQTHAMLGQVLAHQQKPQEAIEQFRQAVALSSHSPAPHYDLAVLLEQVGEKEQAAVHFERARTLQAAAPR; from the coding sequence ATGAACCGACGGTCTCGCCCGCAACCGCCCGACCGCCCGACTGCTGTTGAACCTCTCCCGTCCGTTTCGCCCGGCGAAGCGATCGTGCGTTGTTTGTCCCCTTTCGCCACGGCCGTTTGCCTGGCCGTGCTGCTGGCGATCGGGTGGTTTGCTTATGCGGGCGCTCTGGACGGCGACTTTCTGTTTGACGATGAAAAGCATCTGGAGCATCCGGAGCTACGTTTTCCGACGGCCTTCAGCTGGATCAGGCCGCGGCCCCGACTGGTGGTCGACGCCACGCTGGAACTGAACCGCGCGCTGGGGGGCGAGGCGCCGTTTGGCTACCACCTGTTCAATGTGGGCGTGCACCTGGCGACCGGGGTGCTGCTGTTTCTGCTGGTGCGGCGGACGTTGCGGTCGCCCGTTTGCCGGGTGACTGCAGATCGCGGCACGGCTTTGGCGTTTGCCTGTGCGGCGATCTGGCTGGCGCATCCGCTTGCGACCCAGGCGGTGACATATGTGATTCAGCGGAGCGAATCGCTAATGGCGATGTTCTTTCTGTTGTTCCTGTACGCCGTTTCGCAGAGTGAGCCGGCGCTCGATGCGACGCCTTCTGCTGGCGGGCGAGGCCGCAAAGTTTGGTGGCTGATCATGGCGGCGGTCGCTTTCTTTCTGGGGCTGCACAGCAAGGCCGTCATGGTGGCGGCTTTTCCGGTCGCTCTGCTGTATGACCGCATTTTTCTAGTCGATCGCACGGCCGATCTGTGGCGGAAGCGAGGCGCTCTTTATGGCGGCATGCTGGTCGTGGGGCTGGTGGCGGCCGGCTGGCTGGCGGCCACGCTGCAGGGCGTGCCGGGCATGAATGTCGGTTTAAGCGGCGCGGCTGTTTCGCCGGGGACCTACGCGTTAACCCAGACCGGCGTGATCCTGCATTATGTGCGACTGGCGCTGGTTCCGTGGCCGCTGTGTTTTGATTACGGCTGGCCCGCGGCGACGCTCGCGCAGGCATGGCCGTCCTGTCTGGCGGTGCTGGCGTTGCTGTTGTTGACGGGCCTCGCGTTGTGGAAGGTTCCGCCTTTCGGTTTTCTGGCGGCGACGTTCTTCCTGATTCTGGCTCCTACTTCGAGCCTGGCGCCGATCAAGGATCTGGCGGTTGAGCATCGCATGTACCTGCCGCTGGCGGCGCTCGTGTGCCTGGCCGTGCTGGCGGCGGACGCCCTCTGGCGAAAGCTTTTTATCGTGGACGGATCAGTCGCCGCGGACGGACCGAGTCGGTTCCTGGCGGCGGCTCCGTTGGCGGTGCTGGTCCTGCTGGTGATCGGCCTGGGGATGCTCACCCGGCAGCGGAACGAGGACTACCAGTCCAGCATCTCTCTCTGGGCGGCGACCATCAGGACGGCTCCGCAGAATGGCCGCGCCTGGCATAACCTGGCCCTGGCGCTGGAGAAAAATGGGGACGACCAGGCAGCGGTCGCGGTCGCGCGGAAGTGGCTGGAGACTTGCCAGGCAGACCAGCGCCCGACGGGCGAGTGCCGCTTGCTGCTGGGAGAGCTGTTCACCCGGCAGCAGCGGTTGGTAGCGGCCGGGCAACAGCTTGCGCTGGCCATTGAGGAGCTGGAGGAGGCTCCGCCTACGCCGGAAAATCAAGAGAACCTGGGCTTCGCGCATGGCAGTCTGGGCGTGCTGTGCGATCAGGAAATCCAGCAACAGGTCGCGCTGATGCAGCAGACGCCCAACCCGGACCTGGTCGCCCTGGAAGGTTTCTTCCAGCAGAAGCTGGAGCAGGCGGCCGGGCATTACCGGCAGGCAATCGCCTTGCGGCCGGGCGACCCCCAAACGCATGCCATGCTCGGCCAGGTGTTGGCGCATCAGCAGAAACCGCAGGAAGCGATCGAGCAGTTCCGGCAGGCCGTGGCGCTGTCGTCCCACTCGCCCGCTCCACACTACGACCTGGCTGTGCTGCTGGAGCAAGTCGGCGAGAAAGAACAGGCGGCGGTGCATTTCGAACGGGCCCGCACCCTCCAGGCCGCAGCTCCCCGCTAA
- a CDS encoding WD40 repeat domain-containing protein produces the protein MRSLILVFMILGLTGGFRLEGGHGKPSRMAGRDKCLVFAIAFSPDGQQVGSGDGSGKITFRALDSVEVKSSHPLHEGKICSIEFSRIGQFLATARADGKVVIFGIREMKIRRVIDAGDSQGFARLSPDGKSVATATKLFFTLGDVKLWDVGSRGKITSAISPIWSQSETRHPPGSRPIYSHAISSFFAPLRECPFTRGKFLNRLVLSSRRSRTDWRFCREEDLTQRREGAKGRSAADRP, from the coding sequence ATGCGCTCTTTGATTCTCGTATTCATGATCCTCGGACTTACAGGCGGTTTCCGCCTCGAGGGAGGCCATGGAAAGCCGAGCAGGATGGCGGGGCGTGACAAATGCCTGGTTTTTGCGATAGCCTTTTCACCGGATGGTCAGCAAGTCGGTTCGGGTGACGGTTCGGGAAAGATAACTTTCCGAGCTCTCGATTCGGTAGAAGTAAAAAGTTCGCACCCATTGCATGAGGGGAAGATTTGTTCCATCGAGTTCTCGCGTATTGGACAATTCCTGGCAACCGCAAGAGCCGACGGTAAGGTCGTAATTTTCGGCATCAGGGAAATGAAGATTCGCAGGGTGATTGACGCTGGCGATAGCCAAGGATTCGCGCGCTTATCGCCAGACGGAAAATCGGTGGCGACCGCAACCAAATTGTTCTTCACTCTTGGGGATGTCAAGCTCTGGGATGTTGGGAGTCGGGGAAAAATAACTTCGGCTATTTCCCCCATCTGGTCGCAGTCTGAAACGCGACATCCCCCAGGGTCGCGGCCAATTTATTCTCACGCCATTTCATCCTTCTTTGCGCCTTTGCGTGAGTGCCCATTTACGCGAGGGAAATTTTTGAACCGGCTCGTTTTGTCTTCTCGCCGTTCAAGGACGGATTGGCGGTTCTGTCGCGAAGAGGATCTCACGCAAAGGCGCGAAGGCGCAAAGGGCCGGTCGGCAGCGGATCGTCCTTGA
- a CDS encoding sugar phosphate isomerase/epimerase family protein yields the protein MLQLRLGLHLPSLGLPLNKGLIVAARLGAQAVEIDARGEIKPRDLTRTGVRHVRKLLEDTNLRICAVQFRTRRGYDDAEDLDRRIEATKEAMKMAYDLGAPIVVNHIGRPPEPPEGPKWQTMIEALTDIGRYGQKIGATLCARTGSESGEDLQRLVAELPLGSLGIDFDPGGLIVNGHSPSAAMDLLAPNVMHLRARDGVRDVSQGRGLATQLGRGSADFPYLLSKLEEFEYRGYVTFEKSHSADAEQEISDAIAYMRSFW from the coding sequence ATGTTGCAGTTGCGTCTGGGCCTTCACCTGCCAAGTTTAGGTTTACCATTGAACAAGGGGCTGATCGTCGCCGCCCGGCTGGGGGCGCAAGCGGTCGAAATTGACGCCCGGGGGGAGATTAAACCGCGTGATCTGACTCGCACGGGTGTGCGGCATGTGCGGAAATTGCTGGAGGATACGAATCTGCGGATTTGCGCAGTCCAGTTTCGCACTCGCCGAGGATACGACGACGCCGAAGATCTGGACCGCCGCATTGAAGCCACCAAAGAAGCCATGAAAATGGCGTACGACCTGGGCGCCCCGATCGTGGTAAACCACATCGGGCGACCTCCCGAACCGCCGGAGGGACCGAAGTGGCAAACCATGATCGAGGCCCTGACGGATATCGGCCGTTACGGCCAGAAGATCGGCGCCACGCTCTGCGCCCGCACCGGCAGTGAAAGCGGCGAAGACCTGCAGCGGCTGGTCGCCGAATTGCCGTTAGGCTCGCTGGGCATTGACTTTGATCCAGGCGGCCTGATCGTCAATGGACATTCCCCCAGCGCGGCGATGGATCTGCTCGCCCCGAACGTGATGCATCTGCGCGCCCGGGACGGCGTGCGCGACGTTTCCCAGGGTCGCGGTCTGGCGACGCAGCTGGGGCGGGGATCGGCCGACTTTCCCTATCTGTTGAGCAAGCTGGAAGAGTTTGAATACCGCGGCTACGTCACCTTTGAGAAGAGCCACTCGGCCGACGCCGAGCAGGAAATCAGCGACGCCATCGCCTACATGCGCAGCTTCTGGTAG
- the pepF gene encoding oligoendopeptidase F — translation MTTAPAKMLPPRSEVPAADTWDLSQLYASEEAWEADFAKLQELIPGFAPFRGRLGESAAVLLELLVFDSQVDRLAERLGSYAFLKTTEDQANSESQRRVGRYQNLASKASEAASFIQPELMAIPDDQMQALLADETLKDFRLALERSLRYKKYTLSEPEEKLLAMQGEMASAIGKAFRQLVDADLKFGLIENEKGETVELGSANLIQLLRSPQRAVRKKAFEQYYEQFEGHENTLAATLSGSIQKDVYYAKVRGYDSALQGALYSDNVPQSVYDNLIAGVRDALPDVHRFYDLRRRKMKLDDIHHYDTYVPILSDIDVRHTWEEGVETILAALAPLGESYCQTLAEGLRGRWCDRYPNKGKQSGAFSAGSYDGQPYILMNYKPDVLNDVFTLAHEAGHSMHSYYSVANQPFHYYQYSIFVAEVASTFNEELLSAHLLKNAEDPSLRAYLINNEIDDIRSTIVRQTMFAEFEKITHEMAEAGEPLTVDAFKEVYGKLLNDYFGDAFNVDPQLRLECFRIPHFYRAFYVYKYATGMSAAIALARGVLTGGESELTAYLNFLKTGCSKFPLDLLADAGVDLREKTPVETALKRFGKLVDELDELLD, via the coding sequence ATGACGACTGCTCCCGCCAAAATGTTGCCGCCCCGCAGCGAAGTTCCCGCCGCCGATACCTGGGACCTGTCGCAGCTTTATGCCTCCGAAGAAGCCTGGGAGGCCGACTTTGCCAAACTGCAGGAGCTGATCCCCGGCTTTGCTCCGTTCCGCGGACGCCTGGGCGAAAGCGCCGCCGTGCTGCTGGAACTCCTGGTGTTTGACAGCCAGGTCGATCGCCTGGCGGAACGACTGGGCAGCTACGCGTTTCTGAAGACGACCGAAGACCAGGCCAACAGCGAATCGCAGCGGCGCGTCGGCCGCTACCAGAACCTGGCGTCCAAGGCGTCGGAGGCCGCCAGCTTTATCCAGCCCGAGCTGATGGCGATCCCCGACGACCAGATGCAGGCCCTGCTGGCCGACGAAACGCTGAAAGACTTCCGCCTGGCGCTCGAGCGTTCGCTGCGTTACAAAAAGTACACGCTCAGCGAGCCGGAAGAAAAGCTGCTGGCGATGCAAGGAGAAATGGCCTCGGCGATCGGCAAGGCGTTTCGCCAGCTGGTCGACGCCGACCTGAAGTTCGGCCTGATCGAGAACGAAAAAGGGGAAACGGTTGAACTGGGCAGCGCCAACCTGATCCAGCTGTTGCGCTCCCCGCAAAGAGCCGTGCGGAAAAAGGCCTTTGAACAATATTACGAGCAGTTCGAAGGGCACGAGAACACCCTGGCGGCCACCCTGTCGGGCTCCATCCAGAAGGACGTCTACTACGCCAAAGTCCGCGGCTACGACAGCGCCCTGCAGGGAGCCTTGTATTCGGATAACGTGCCGCAATCGGTGTACGATAATCTGATCGCCGGCGTCCGCGACGCGTTGCCCGACGTCCATCGGTTCTATGATCTGCGTCGCCGCAAAATGAAGCTCGACGACATTCATCATTACGATACGTACGTGCCGATCCTCAGCGATATCGACGTCCGCCACACCTGGGAGGAAGGGGTCGAAACGATCCTGGCCGCCCTCGCCCCCCTGGGCGAATCGTACTGCCAGACGCTGGCCGAAGGTTTGCGCGGCCGCTGGTGCGACCGCTATCCCAACAAAGGGAAGCAAAGCGGCGCCTTCTCCGCCGGCAGTTACGACGGCCAGCCTTACATTCTGATGAACTACAAGCCCGACGTGCTGAACGATGTGTTCACCCTGGCCCACGAAGCCGGTCATTCGATGCACAGCTATTACTCCGTCGCCAACCAGCCGTTCCACTACTATCAGTATTCCATTTTTGTGGCCGAAGTCGCCAGCACCTTTAACGAAGAACTGCTGTCGGCCCACCTGCTGAAAAACGCGGAAGACCCCAGCCTCAGGGCGTACCTGATCAACAACGAAATCGACGACATCCGCTCGACCATCGTGCGGCAGACCATGTTCGCCGAGTTTGAAAAAATCACCCATGAAATGGCCGAAGCAGGCGAACCGCTGACCGTCGACGCCTTCAAGGAAGTGTACGGCAAACTGCTGAACGATTACTTTGGCGACGCCTTTAATGTCGACCCGCAGTTGCGACTGGAGTGCTTCCGCATCCCGCATTTCTATCGGGCGTTTTACGTCTACAAGTATGCGACCGGCATGTCGGCGGCGATCGCCCTGGCCCGCGGCGTGCTCACCGGCGGCGAGTCCGAATTGACGGCCTACCTCAACTTCCTGAAGACCGGCTGCTCCAAATTCCCGCTCGATCTGCTGGCCGACGCCGGAGTCGATCTGCGCGAAAAGACGCCCGTCGAAACGGCCCTGAAACGCTTTGGCAAACTGGTCGACGAACTCGACGAACTGCTGGACTAG
- a CDS encoding BaiN/RdsA family NAD(P)/FAD-dependent oxidoreductase, with protein MTDHWEVIVIGAGAAGILAATTAAERGKKTLLLEKNRRPGMKILMSGGTRCNITHNTQSRGIVAAFGRQGKFLHSALAALSPQAVIARIEAEGVGTKVEPNGKIFPVSDKAADVLAALWAPLERSGCTFAREEPVQDLVRSGEQFLLRTSLRELTADKVIVTTGGKSYPGSGTQGDGYPWLAELGHTIITPRPALTPITTNDSWAPELKGVAAPAILEVIEPGRKKPLAQRREAVLFTHFGLSGPAVLDVSRAVSGHANPQALRLRCDFFPDDTIDSLDEWLRNPEHGGKFVSGVINQKIIRRLGEAIQTLADVPLATRASELSRKDRRRLVETLKRLEISVSGVRGFKKAEVTAGGVDLAEVDSSTMQSKRVPHLYLAGEILDLDGPIGGYNFQAAFSTGYLAGQSV; from the coding sequence ATGACCGACCACTGGGAAGTGATTGTGATCGGAGCGGGCGCGGCCGGAATCCTGGCGGCGACCACCGCCGCCGAGCGCGGGAAAAAGACGCTGCTGCTGGAGAAGAACCGCCGACCAGGGATGAAAATTCTTATGTCGGGCGGCACGCGCTGCAACATCACCCATAACACGCAGAGCCGTGGGATCGTCGCCGCCTTTGGACGCCAGGGGAAGTTCCTGCATTCGGCGCTCGCCGCTCTTTCGCCGCAGGCCGTGATTGCCCGGATTGAAGCCGAAGGGGTCGGCACCAAGGTCGAACCCAACGGCAAGATCTTTCCCGTCAGCGACAAGGCGGCCGATGTGCTGGCCGCATTATGGGCGCCGCTGGAGCGGTCGGGTTGCACCTTTGCCCGGGAAGAACCGGTGCAGGATCTGGTGCGGTCGGGCGAGCAGTTCCTGCTGCGGACCAGCCTCCGCGAACTGACGGCGGACAAGGTCATCGTCACGACCGGCGGCAAAAGTTATCCGGGCAGCGGCACCCAGGGGGACGGCTATCCGTGGCTGGCGGAACTGGGGCATACGATCATCACGCCGCGGCCCGCCCTGACGCCGATCACCACCAACGACAGCTGGGCGCCGGAGCTCAAAGGGGTCGCCGCGCCGGCCATTCTGGAAGTGATTGAACCGGGCCGGAAGAAGCCACTGGCCCAGCGACGGGAAGCGGTGCTGTTCACCCACTTTGGCCTGTCGGGACCGGCCGTGCTGGATGTCAGCCGGGCGGTCAGCGGCCATGCCAACCCCCAGGCGCTGCGGCTGCGTTGCGACTTTTTCCCCGACGACACGATCGACTCGCTGGACGAATGGCTGCGCAATCCGGAGCATGGCGGCAAGTTCGTCAGCGGCGTGATTAACCAGAAGATCATCCGCCGCCTGGGGGAAGCGATCCAAACCCTGGCCGATGTGCCGCTGGCCACGCGGGCCAGCGAGCTCTCCAGGAAGGATCGGCGTCGCCTGGTGGAAACGCTCAAGCGTTTGGAGATTTCCGTATCGGGCGTGCGCGGTTTCAAAAAGGCCGAAGTCACCGCCGGCGGCGTCGACCTGGCCGAGGTCGATTCCAGCACCATGCAAAGCAAGCGCGTGCCGCATCTGTATCTGGCAGGAGAAATCCTCGACCTCGACGGCCCGATCGGCGGCTACAACTTCCAGGCCGCCTTTAGCACCGGTTACCTGGCCGGACAGAGCGTGTGA
- a CDS encoding WGR domain-containing protein, with translation MAKKSSNKAVKKKAVKQKKAVAAPAKKAAKKTTTAARKAVKKTVAKKVASKASAVKGVKKQTAVSVPTAAKKSAKKTAAKTANKAVKQAAKKAVKQAVKKPAVKQAVKKTAVTQATVVSASAPSSGPAPGKARPVDLGKQPAGMFPEQSGPADFQCFGPPATRDGEFDQTRVCDMGCFTQDGKDSNKYYHGAVVQHKDSKNWYAYFEWGRTGAAKPSFQFVGCQDEPHAVREYAKQLHSKNDGRGEWVTIANIRTLRARKGKDCYLVRPQATRSTGLPDARSIKANNGAKAPPQPSAPTSGKKKTAAEPSGDPPTMSLLRDLSIATVAFTRGSMADDSIPTQTALDEARDILGAAQKRLKNLSDDVKKQVKDRELKELTTLMYGRIPKLKAVGAPPETWILSQNNILRWQNDIDAFESALYSTEMDLDEPAFDPLAGMRLKMEWLDPASTSGKFLHQWWPKATNNRHGYIGKMKIKNLWQVDRDDDHGKLEAAQNAILQDKVKIKERPPFQTKDRPDLPADQHERYHQSNTALLFHGTRSVNVSGILREAMRMPKQLVGVVITGAMFGPGLYFADDWKKSAGYTSMKNSFWTRGAGAVPGREAFMFAVEVALGNPFVAPAANGYIAAPDGHHCVFGKGGGATGLQNNEFVVFKPEQHRLRYLAEFSTT, from the coding sequence ATGGCCAAGAAGTCGAGCAACAAGGCAGTCAAAAAGAAAGCCGTCAAACAGAAAAAAGCGGTGGCCGCCCCCGCAAAAAAAGCAGCCAAGAAGACGACTACCGCAGCCCGGAAAGCAGTCAAGAAGACGGTCGCCAAAAAAGTCGCCAGCAAAGCGTCCGCCGTCAAGGGCGTCAAAAAACAGACCGCCGTCAGCGTCCCGACCGCTGCAAAAAAGTCGGCGAAGAAAACCGCAGCAAAGACCGCCAATAAAGCCGTCAAACAGGCGGCAAAAAAGGCGGTCAAGCAAGCCGTCAAGAAACCGGCCGTCAAGCAAGCCGTCAAGAAGACGGCCGTCACGCAGGCGACGGTTGTCTCCGCTTCCGCTCCCTCCAGCGGACCCGCGCCGGGGAAAGCCAGGCCGGTCGATCTGGGCAAGCAGCCGGCGGGCATGTTCCCGGAACAGTCTGGCCCGGCCGACTTCCAGTGCTTTGGTCCGCCGGCCACGCGCGACGGCGAGTTCGACCAGACCCGCGTCTGCGACATGGGGTGCTTCACCCAGGACGGCAAGGACAGCAACAAGTACTACCACGGCGCCGTCGTGCAGCACAAAGACTCCAAAAACTGGTACGCCTATTTTGAATGGGGTCGCACCGGCGCCGCCAAACCCAGCTTCCAGTTCGTCGGCTGCCAGGACGAACCCCACGCGGTCCGCGAGTACGCGAAGCAGCTGCACAGCAAGAACGACGGCCGCGGCGAATGGGTCACCATCGCCAACATCCGCACGTTGCGCGCCCGCAAAGGGAAGGACTGCTATCTGGTTCGTCCCCAGGCGACCCGCAGCACCGGGCTGCCCGACGCCCGCAGCATCAAGGCCAACAATGGCGCCAAAGCCCCGCCCCAACCGTCGGCGCCGACCAGCGGCAAGAAGAAGACCGCCGCAGAGCCGAGCGGCGATCCGCCGACCATGTCGCTACTGCGTGACCTGTCGATCGCCACGGTCGCCTTTACGCGAGGCAGCATGGCCGACGATAGCATTCCCACGCAGACCGCGCTCGACGAGGCCCGCGATATTCTGGGCGCGGCGCAAAAGCGTCTGAAGAACCTCAGCGACGATGTGAAAAAACAGGTCAAAGACCGGGAACTCAAAGAACTGACTACGCTCATGTACGGCCGTATCCCCAAGCTCAAAGCCGTCGGCGCGCCGCCGGAAACCTGGATCCTGTCGCAGAACAACATCCTCCGCTGGCAGAACGATATCGACGCGTTTGAAAGCGCGCTCTACAGCACCGAAATGGATCTCGACGAACCGGCCTTCGACCCGCTGGCCGGGATGCGGTTGAAAATGGAATGGCTGGACCCCGCTTCGACCTCCGGCAAGTTCCTGCATCAGTGGTGGCCCAAAGCGACCAATAATCGTCATGGGTACATCGGCAAGATGAAGATCAAAAACCTGTGGCAGGTCGATCGCGACGACGACCATGGCAAGCTCGAAGCGGCGCAAAACGCCATCCTGCAGGACAAGGTCAAAATCAAAGAACGGCCGCCCTTTCAAACCAAAGACCGCCCTGACCTGCCTGCCGACCAGCATGAGCGGTACCATCAAAGCAACACGGCCCTGTTGTTCCACGGCACCCGCAGCGTCAATGTCAGCGGCATTTTGCGTGAAGCGATGCGCATGCCCAAGCAGCTGGTCGGTGTGGTGATCACTGGCGCCATGTTCGGCCCGGGGCTGTACTTCGCCGACGACTGGAAAAAGTCGGCCGGCTATACGAGCATGAAAAATTCATTCTGGACGCGCGGAGCCGGCGCCGTGCCGGGCCGTGAAGCGTTCATGTTTGCAGTCGAGGTCGCCTTGGGGAATCCGTTCGTTGCTCCGGCCGCCAACGGTTATATTGCCGCCCCGGACGGACATCACTGTGTGTTCGGCAAAGGCGGCGGAGCAACCGGTCTGCAGAATAACGAGTTCGTCGTCTTCAAGCCGGAACAGCATCGCCTGCGGTATCTGGCCGAATTCTCCACCACTTAG
- the ruvC gene encoding crossover junction endodeoxyribonuclease RuvC, with translation MSDITKTVRVLGIDPGLNITGYGVVERKAGNFQLIEAGVVRGGKGTLAQRIRRIHEGVAEIVQSLAPEVVAIEDLYSHYERPKTAILMGHARGVICLAAAQADLHVENYAATQVKRMLTGNGRAPKSQMQMAVCREFHLAAAPDPPDVADALAVALCHLFFVSRAIQLPA, from the coding sequence ATGTCGGACATCACCAAAACTGTACGCGTGCTGGGGATCGACCCGGGGCTGAACATCACCGGTTATGGCGTCGTCGAACGCAAGGCGGGCAATTTCCAGTTGATCGAAGCGGGCGTCGTCCGCGGCGGCAAAGGGACTCTCGCCCAGCGGATCCGCCGGATTCACGAAGGCGTGGCCGAGATCGTGCAGTCGCTTGCGCCGGAGGTGGTGGCGATCGAAGATTTATACTCGCATTATGAACGGCCAAAAACCGCCATTTTGATGGGGCACGCCCGGGGGGTCATCTGCCTGGCCGCGGCGCAGGCCGATCTCCACGTAGAGAATTACGCCGCGACGCAGGTGAAGCGGATGCTGACCGGGAACGGCCGGGCTCCCAAATCACAGATGCAGATGGCCGTTTGTCGCGAATTCCACCTGGCCGCCGCCCCCGATCCGCCCGACGTGGCCGACGCCCTGGCGGTCGCCCTGTGCCACCTGTTTTTTGTCAGCCGGGCGATCCAGCTGCCGGCCTAG
- a CDS encoding sensor histidine kinase — MMENEPPVSESEQKLRMQYHELAQLSGSLAHEIKNPLSVIRMNMDLLAEDLEEAETPRERRVRNKIDVVHRQCLRLENILNDFLKFARLRQLDLKPGSLNRQIETVLDLFEPQARENQVDVLRYFDEDLPMILLDAETLQAALVNLVKNALEAMPDGGQLLARTRITRNGVALDLIDDGEGIEDSVALNMFSAFYSTKDGGTGLGLPTARKIIEAHGGRIGVQSQVGAGTQFTLEFATPHRLAGKRPTGEMPL; from the coding sequence ATGATGGAAAACGAACCGCCGGTCAGCGAATCGGAGCAGAAGCTGCGGATGCAGTACCACGAGTTGGCCCAGCTGTCGGGCTCGCTCGCCCACGAGATTAAAAATCCGCTGTCGGTGATCCGGATGAATATGGATCTGCTGGCGGAAGACCTGGAAGAGGCCGAAACGCCGCGGGAACGTCGCGTGCGAAACAAGATCGACGTCGTCCATCGCCAGTGCTTGCGGCTGGAAAATATTCTCAACGATTTTCTCAAATTCGCCCGACTGCGGCAGCTTGATCTGAAGCCAGGCAGTTTGAACCGCCAGATTGAAACGGTGCTCGACCTGTTTGAGCCGCAGGCCCGCGAGAATCAGGTCGACGTGCTGCGATATTTCGACGAAGACCTGCCGATGATTCTGCTGGATGCGGAAACGCTCCAGGCCGCGCTGGTAAACCTGGTCAAAAACGCCCTGGAAGCGATGCCCGACGGCGGCCAGTTACTCGCCCGTACGCGGATTACGCGAAACGGCGTGGCGCTAGATCTGATCGACGATGGCGAAGGGATCGAAGACAGCGTCGCCCTGAATATGTTCTCGGCGTTTTACTCGACCAAAGACGGCGGCACCGGGCTGGGCCTGCCGACCGCCCGAAAAATTATCGAAGCCCATGGCGGCCGGATCGGCGTACAAAGCCAGGTCGGCGCCGGCACGCAGTTCACGCTGGAATTCGCCACGCCGCATCGCCTGGCCGGCAAACGGCCTACCGGCGAGATGCCCCTTTAA